Proteins co-encoded in one Setaria viridis chromosome 9, Setaria_viridis_v4.0, whole genome shotgun sequence genomic window:
- the LOC117836150 gene encoding 3-ketoacyl-CoA synthase 12, whose amino-acid sequence MELLPLLTALLLAHALAYLAWTAAARRRQSRCYLLDYVCHKPCDTRKISTEEAGDLIQRNKRLGLADYRFLLRVIVRSGIGEETYAPRSILEGREDSPTLQDALDEMDAFLDEAVAGLFARTGVAPRDVDVLVFNVSMLSPAPSLASRVVRRYGLREDVAAYNLAGMGCSAGLVALDLARNALRTRPRALALVVSSESIAPNWYSGTDKSMMLANCLFRSGGAAVLITNDPARRGRAKMELRCLVRAHIGANDDAHACALQREDAEGRVGISLSKALPKAAVRAFAANLRRVAPSILPVSELARFAARLLSRRLLHPSSGKKQGGAGDGPRINFKTGVDHFCLHPGGTAVIEAVKQSLGLDDGDVEPARMTLHRWGNTSASSLWYVLSYMEAKGRLEVGDRVLMVTFGSGFKCNSCLWEVTGDMADKGPWESCIDSYPPERLANPYMDKFGWINDVEGDTLML is encoded by the coding sequence ATGGAGCTTCTTCCTCTGCTCACGGCGCTCCTCCTGGCGCACGCCCTGGCCTACCTGGCCTGgacggccgccgcgcgccgccggcagtCGCGGTGCTACCTCCTTGACTACGTCTGCCACAAACCCTGCGACACCCGCAAGATCTCcacggaggaggccggcgactTGATCCAGCGCAACAAGCGGCTGGGCCTCGCCGACTaccgcttcctcctccgcgTCATCGTCCGCTCCGGCATCGGCGAGGAGACCTACGCCCCGCGCAGCATCCTCGAGGGCCGCGAGGACTCGCCCACCCTGCAGGACGCGCTGGACGAGATGGACGCCTTCCTCGACGAGGCCGTCGCCGGGCTCTTCGCCCGCACCGGCGTCGCGCCCCGCGACGTCGACGTGCTCGTCTTCAACGTCTCTATGCTCTCCCCGGCGCCGTCGCTGGCGTCCCGGGTTGTCCGCCGCTACGGCCTGCGCGAGGACGTCGCGGCGTACAACCTCGCCGGGATGGGGTGCAGCGCCGGCCTCGTCGCGCTGGACCTCGCCCGGAACGCGCTCCGGACGCGGCCACGCGCGCTGGCGCTCGTGGTCTCGTCGGAGTCCATCGCGCCCAACTGGTACTCCGGCACCGACAAGTCCATGATGCTCGCCAACTGCCTGTTCCgcagcggtggcgccgccgtccTGATCACCAACGACCcggcccgccgcggccgcgccaaGATGGAACTCCGCTGCCTCGTGCGCGCGCACATCGGCGCCAACGACGACGCGCACGCGTGCGCGCTGCAGCGCGAGGACGCCGAGGGCCGCGTCGGGATCAGCCTCAGCAAGGCGCTCCCCAAGGCCGCCGTGCGCGCCTTCGCCGCCAACCTGCGCCGCGTCGCGCCGAGCATCCTCCCCGTGTCCGAGCTCGCGCGGTTCGCCGCgcgcctcctctcccggcggctcCTTCACCCCTCCTCCGGCAAGAAgcagggcggcgccggcgacggccccAGGATCAACTTCAAGACCGGCGTGGACCACTTCTGCCTCCACCCCGGCGGCACGGCGGTGATCGAGGCGGTGAAGCAGAGCCTGGGGCtggacgacggcgacgtggAGCCGGCGCGGATGACGCTGCACCGGTGGGGGAACACGTCGGCGAGCAGCCTCTGGTACGTGCTCTCCTACATGGAGGCCAAGGGACGgctcgaggtcggggacagggTGCTCATGGTGACCTTCGGGTCGGGGTTCAAGTGCAACAGCTGCCTGTGGGAGGTGACCGGCGACATGGCCGACAAGGGGCCGTGGGAGAGCTGCATCGACAGCTACCCGCCGGAGAGGCTCGCCAACCCGTACATGGACAAGTTTGGGTGGATCAACGACGTCGAAGGCGACACCTTGATGCTCTAA